The Gimibacter soli genome includes a region encoding these proteins:
- a CDS encoding SDR family oxidoreductase: MSVTFDFTGKTVFVFGGTSGINLGIAEAFAARGALVGVASRSEDKVNAAVARLESLGAKAAGYPLDVRNVEAVRDALKAFHAAHGQIDILISGAAGNFPAPALGMSANAFKSVVDIDLLGTFHVMQSAQPYLRVPGASIINISAPQAWIPMMLQAHVCAAKSGVDMLTRTLAMEWGPMGIRVNSISPGPIDGTEGMKRLAPTPAAVKATVESVPLMRMGAVSEIADAAMFLSSPAAAYVSGVVLPVDGGWSLAGAGTLSMAMVKGQI, from the coding sequence ATGTCCGTTACATTCGACTTTACAGGCAAAACCGTTTTCGTGTTTGGCGGCACCAGCGGCATCAATCTTGGCATTGCCGAGGCTTTCGCTGCACGTGGCGCGCTGGTCGGCGTCGCCAGCCGGTCGGAAGACAAGGTGAATGCGGCCGTCGCACGGCTTGAAAGCCTTGGCGCCAAAGCCGCCGGCTATCCACTTGACGTCCGCAATGTGGAAGCAGTGCGCGACGCACTGAAGGCTTTCCATGCCGCCCATGGCCAGATCGACATCCTCATTTCGGGCGCGGCCGGCAACTTCCCCGCCCCTGCCCTTGGCATGTCGGCCAACGCCTTCAAATCGGTCGTCGACATCGATCTTCTCGGCACCTTCCATGTGATGCAAAGCGCCCAGCCTTATCTCAGGGTACCCGGCGCCTCCATCATCAATATCTCGGCCCCGCAGGCCTGGATTCCTATGATGCTGCAGGCCCATGTGTGCGCCGCCAAATCGGGGGTCGATATGCTGACCCGCACACTGGCCATGGAATGGGGCCCGATGGGCATCCGGGTGAACTCGATCTCGCCCGGCCCCATCGATGGCACCGAAGGCATGAAGCGGCTTGCACCGACGCCGGCAGCGGTGAAAGCCACCGTTGAAAGCGTGCCGCTGATGCGCATGGGCGCGGTCAGCGAGATTGCCGACGCGGCCATGTTCCTGTCGTCCCCTGCAGCGGCCTATGTCAGTGGCGTGGTTCTACCCGTGGATGGCGGCTGGAGCCTTGCCGGCGCAGGCACCCTGTCGATGGCAATGGTCAAGGGGCAGATTTAG
- a CDS encoding DUF2726 domain-containing protein, with protein sequence MDVMVWELVGLGLILVAILGLNGKALTRRKGSRPKLVYSRERQAERRDPTIDQLQKVMQASFTKRRIMNGSEYGLFRLVEKELPQINGGYRVFAQTCLGEIIGSKDSEAHACINSKRVDILIIGNTGEPLAAIEYQGSGHYQGNAAVRDAVKKEALRRAGVRYVEIFESYTDETVRQLLRDALRPAPQTAATSPAA encoded by the coding sequence ATGGATGTCATGGTATGGGAACTGGTGGGCCTCGGCCTGATCCTTGTCGCCATCCTCGGCCTGAATGGCAAGGCGCTGACCCGCCGCAAAGGCAGCCGGCCAAAGCTTGTCTACAGCCGGGAACGCCAGGCTGAACGCCGCGACCCGACCATCGATCAGCTGCAGAAGGTGATGCAGGCAAGTTTCACCAAACGGCGCATCATGAATGGCAGCGAATATGGGCTCTTCCGCCTTGTGGAAAAGGAGCTTCCACAGATCAACGGCGGCTACCGCGTGTTCGCACAGACCTGCCTTGGCGAAATCATCGGCTCGAAAGACAGCGAAGCCCACGCCTGCATCAACAGCAAACGGGTGGATATCCTGATCATTGGCAACACCGGCGAGCCATTGGCCGCCATCGAATATCAAGGCAGCGGCCATTATCAGGGCAATGCCGCCGTACGCGACGCGGTGAAGAAGGAGGCCCTCCGCCGCGCCGGTGTGCGCTATGTGGAAATTTTCGAAAGCTATACCGACGAAACGGTGCGCCAGCTGCTGCGCGATGCCCTGCGTCCTGCGCCGCAGACCGCTGCAACCTCACCCGCTGCCTGA
- the uvrB gene encoding excinuclease ABC subunit UvrB, whose translation MIPNDATIPFVPHRPDRPEKSEGGIAFKLVSDFTPAGDQPTAIAELVGGLKGHERDQVLLGVTGSGKTFTMAKIIEETQRPALILAPNKTLAAQLYGEFKSFFPENAVEYFVSYYDYYQPEAYVPRTDTFVEKEASINEQIDRMRHSATRAVLERDDVIIVASVSCIYGIGSVETYTAMTFTLKAGDEIDTRELARRLVALHYQRNDAAFHRGTFRIRGDVIDIFPSHYEDRAWRLMMFGDEIEEIVEFDPLTGEKIKSLEQVKVYANSHYVTPRPTLDQAVKGIRHELTQRLAEYEKMGRILEAQRLEQRTRFDLEMMEATGSCAGIENYSRYLTGRNPGEPPPTLFEYLPENAILFVDESHVSVSQIGGMSRGDAARKSILSEYGFRLPSCADNRPLKFEEWDAMRPESVFVSATPGDWEMERTGGVFAEQVIRPTGLTDPEIDIRPVDTQVDDLMHEARRMAEKGLRVLVTTLTKRMAEDLTEYLHENGVKVRYMHSDIETLERIEIIRDLRLGVFDVLVGINLLREGLDIPECGLVAILDADKEGFLRSERSLVQTIGRAARNAEGRVILYADKITGSMERAIGETNRRRAKQQAFNEEHGITPQTVKKNVGDILEHVAESDYVTVDIGEDAKHLVGSNLKAHLADLMEKMRKAAEDLAFEEAARIRDEIKRLEAGELGIADKSLRPQGRAMGGKPGTRTRKGKPQRKLG comes from the coding sequence ATGATCCCGAACGACGCCACTATCCCTTTCGTGCCGCACCGGCCCGACAGGCCTGAGAAATCCGAAGGCGGCATTGCCTTCAAGCTGGTGAGCGATTTCACGCCGGCAGGCGACCAGCCAACAGCGATTGCCGAGCTGGTGGGCGGCCTGAAGGGGCACGAGCGCGATCAGGTGCTCCTCGGTGTCACCGGCTCGGGCAAGACCTTCACGATGGCCAAGATCATCGAGGAAACCCAGCGCCCGGCGCTGATCCTGGCGCCGAACAAGACGCTGGCGGCCCAGCTTTATGGCGAATTCAAAAGCTTTTTCCCGGAAAACGCGGTCGAGTATTTCGTATCCTATTACGACTATTACCAGCCGGAGGCCTATGTGCCGCGCACCGACACCTTCGTGGAGAAGGAAGCCTCGATCAACGAACAGATTGACCGCATGCGCCACTCGGCCACCCGCGCCGTGCTGGAACGCGACGACGTGATCATCGTGGCCTCGGTGTCCTGCATCTATGGTATCGGGTCGGTGGAAACCTATACGGCCATGACCTTCACCCTGAAGGCAGGCGACGAGATCGACACGCGCGAACTGGCCCGGCGGCTGGTGGCACTGCATTACCAGCGCAACGACGCCGCCTTCCATCGCGGCACCTTCCGCATCCGCGGCGACGTGATCGACATTTTCCCGAGCCACTATGAAGATCGCGCATGGCGACTGATGATGTTCGGCGACGAGATCGAGGAAATTGTCGAGTTCGATCCGCTGACCGGCGAGAAGATCAAAAGCCTGGAGCAGGTGAAGGTATATGCCAACAGCCACTATGTGACGCCGCGCCCGACGCTTGATCAGGCCGTGAAGGGCATCCGGCATGAGCTGACCCAGCGGCTGGCCGAATATGAGAAGATGGGGCGCATCCTCGAAGCCCAGCGGCTGGAACAGCGCACTCGTTTCGATCTCGAAATGATGGAAGCCACCGGCTCCTGCGCGGGGATCGAAAACTATTCACGTTATCTTACAGGCCGCAATCCCGGTGAGCCACCGCCGACGCTGTTTGAATATCTGCCCGAAAACGCCATCCTTTTCGTGGATGAAAGCCATGTGAGTGTTAGCCAGATCGGCGGCATGAGCCGGGGCGATGCCGCGCGCAAATCGATCCTCTCGGAGTATGGCTTCCGTCTGCCGAGCTGTGCGGATAACCGCCCCCTGAAGTTCGAGGAATGGGACGCGATGCGCCCGGAAAGCGTGTTCGTTTCTGCAACTCCCGGCGACTGGGAGATGGAACGTACTGGCGGCGTGTTTGCAGAACAGGTGATCCGCCCGACCGGCCTCACCGACCCGGAAATCGATATTCGCCCGGTGGATACGCAGGTGGATGACCTGATGCATGAAGCCCGCCGCATGGCGGAAAAGGGCCTGCGGGTACTGGTCACCACGCTCACCAAGCGCATGGCGGAAGACCTTACCGAATATCTGCACGAAAACGGCGTCAAGGTGCGCTACATGCACTCGGACATCGAAACGCTGGAGCGGATCGAGATCATCCGCGACCTGCGCCTTGGCGTGTTCGATGTGCTGGTGGGCATCAACCTCCTGCGCGAGGGTCTTGATATCCCTGAATGCGGCCTCGTCGCCATTCTGGACGCCGACAAGGAAGGTTTCCTCCGGTCCGAACGCTCGCTTGTGCAGACAATCGGCCGTGCCGCGCGGAACGCCGAAGGGCGGGTGATCCTGTATGCCGACAAGATCACGGGCTCGATGGAGCGCGCGATTGGCGAGACCAACCGTCGCCGCGCCAAGCAGCAGGCCTTCAACGAAGAGCATGGCATCACTCCGCAAACAGTGAAGAAGAATGTCGGCGACATTCTGGAGCATGTGGCAGAATCGGACTATGTGACCGTCGATATCGGCGAGGACGCCAAGCATCTGGTGGGGTCGAACCTCAAGGCGCACCTCGCGGACCTGATGGAAAAGATGCGCAAGGCCGCCGAGGATCTGGCATTCGAGGAAGCGGCCCGCATCCGGGACGAGATCAAGCGGCTGGAGGCCGGCGAGCTTGGCATCGCCGATAAGTCCCTGCGTCCGCAAGGCCGCGCCATGGGCGGCAAGCCGGGCACAAGGACGCGCAAGGGTAAACCGCAGCGGAAACTGGGGTAG
- a CDS encoding TorF family putative porin has translation MPTLKLRRSLVPLVLIASAAAVAPSAAMADDEPYFSLSANASLVSEYRFRGLSLSEKDPAIQGGFDVSTKDGFYIGAWGSSIEGYGTDTGGLSELELDIYAGYATEIGAGLTADIGVLAYTYPGSDGTHYVEAYGSISGNFAELVDWKLGAAYVWGGQANLTNQDNIYVYLDAGVPIKDTPITATGHIAYEDGAFGDGKWDWNLGLEYAFEQYSVSVQYVDTNVDGIGAAAAVFGLHASF, from the coding sequence ATGCCCACTTTGAAACTGCGCCGTTCTCTTGTTCCCCTGGTTCTGATTGCCTCGGCTGCTGCTGTAGCCCCGAGCGCTGCCATGGCGGACGACGAGCCTTACTTCAGCCTTTCCGCCAATGCTTCGCTCGTCAGCGAATACCGCTTCCGCGGCCTTTCGCTTTCTGAAAAAGATCCTGCCATTCAGGGCGGCTTCGATGTTTCAACCAAGGATGGCTTCTATATCGGCGCCTGGGGCTCCTCGATCGAGGGCTATGGCACCGACACCGGCGGCCTTTCCGAGCTCGAGCTTGACATCTATGCCGGCTACGCCACTGAAATCGGCGCGGGCCTGACTGCAGATATCGGTGTCCTCGCCTATACCTATCCGGGTTCGGACGGCACCCATTATGTGGAAGCCTACGGCTCCATTTCCGGCAACTTCGCCGAACTGGTCGACTGGAAGCTTGGCGCTGCCTACGTATGGGGTGGCCAGGCCAACCTCACCAACCAGGACAATATCTACGTTTATCTGGATGCCGGCGTGCCGATCAAGGACACCCCGATCACCGCAACGGGCCACATCGCCTATGAAGACGGCGCCTTTGGCGACGGCAAATGGGACTGGAACCTCGGCCTTGAGTATGCGTTCGAGCAATACAGCGTCAGCGTTCAGTATGTGGACACCAACGTCGACGGGATCGGCGCTGCCGCCGCCGTCTTCGGCCTGCATGCGTCCTTCTGA
- a CDS encoding pyridoxal phosphate-dependent aminotransferase has translation MSFLSSSLDRIKPSPTIAVTTKAAELKAAGKDVIGLGAGEPDFDTPDHIKEAAIAAIRAGDTKYTAVDGTPALKKAVVEKFRRENGLTYDVSQITVNAGGKHTVYNAMMATLNPGDEVVIPCPYWVSYPDIVLLAQGVPVFVPTTLEQNFKMSPEALEAAITPKTKWLIFNSPSNPSGAAYSEAEIKALGEVLKRHPHVHIFSDDIYEHLVYDDFKFNTIAAVVPELYERTLTMNGVAKAYAMTGWRIGYAGGDAKLVKAIAKVQSQSTSNPCSISMAATVAALNGPTDFFAERAAVFKGRRDLVVDMLNAAEGITCPKPEGAFYVYPSIAGCIGKTTPKGQKILTDSDFVTYILEDFGVAAVQGEAFGTSPHFRVSYATSTEALTKACTRVQEACAALK, from the coding sequence ATGTCCTTCCTGTCCAGCTCGCTCGACCGTATCAAGCCCTCGCCGACCATCGCCGTGACCACCAAAGCGGCAGAACTCAAGGCAGCTGGCAAGGATGTGATTGGACTGGGCGCAGGCGAGCCCGATTTCGATACGCCCGACCATATCAAGGAAGCCGCCATCGCTGCGATCCGCGCGGGCGACACCAAATACACGGCCGTTGACGGCACCCCGGCCCTGAAGAAGGCCGTGGTCGAGAAGTTTCGCCGCGAAAACGGCCTGACCTATGATGTGAGCCAGATCACGGTGAATGCCGGCGGCAAACACACGGTCTATAACGCCATGATGGCGACGCTCAACCCGGGCGACGAGGTTGTGATCCCCTGCCCTTACTGGGTCAGCTACCCGGATATCGTCCTCCTCGCCCAAGGCGTGCCGGTGTTTGTGCCGACCACGCTTGAACAGAATTTCAAGATGTCGCCCGAGGCGCTTGAAGCCGCGATCACGCCGAAGACCAAATGGCTGATCTTCAACTCGCCCTCGAACCCGTCGGGTGCGGCCTATTCGGAAGCCGAGATCAAGGCGCTGGGTGAAGTGCTGAAGCGCCACCCGCACGTCCATATCTTCTCGGACGATATATACGAGCATCTCGTTTACGACGATTTCAAGTTCAATACGATTGCCGCCGTGGTGCCCGAGCTTTACGAACGCACGCTGACCATGAACGGTGTAGCCAAGGCCTATGCCATGACCGGCTGGCGGATCGGCTACGCCGGCGGCGATGCCAAGCTTGTGAAAGCCATCGCCAAGGTACAGTCGCAGTCGACCTCGAACCCCTGCTCGATCTCGATGGCTGCAACCGTTGCCGCCCTCAACGGCCCGACCGACTTCTTCGCCGAGCGTGCTGCTGTATTCAAAGGCCGCCGCGACCTAGTGGTTGACATGCTGAACGCCGCCGAGGGCATCACCTGCCCGAAGCCCGAAGGCGCCTTCTATGTTTACCCCTCGATCGCCGGCTGCATCGGCAAAACCACGCCCAAAGGCCAGAAGATTCTGACCGACAGCGACTTCGTGACCTATATCCTCGAAGACTTCGGCGTTGCCGCCGTACAGGGTGAAGCCTTCGGCACCTCGCCGCACTTCCGGGTGAGCTATGCGACCTCAACGGAAGCGCTGACCAAGGCTTGCACCCGCGTGCAGGAGGCGTGCGCCGCGCTCAAATGA
- a CDS encoding DMT family transporter, producing MTGLIANDPDTWATLLILIAAVAHATYSALLKSASDKVAAAVGMNIVGGVAFVPAAFLVPPMPLHGWLWIAASVAVHVTYQRLALYSLSRGQLSTVYPIARGTGPLVIGLLSFFFLPEPLTLWQFGGVLVLVTGIFAMSGLHPRHLFHSGKREAGVGSAMLTGLTIASYSLIDGLAVKEFGFSYIVWVNLVFAPFFVASALIQRPVKPLMQAVRKEWKIGLLTGIVSYGGYTITLYAFQIGGLGEIAALRETSILFAALIGAVWLGEPMTRRKTAATLLIVSGALAIKLAG from the coding sequence ATGACCGGCCTGATTGCCAACGATCCCGATACATGGGCCACCCTGCTGATCCTGATCGCAGCGGTGGCCCATGCCACTTACAGCGCCCTCCTGAAGAGCGCGTCCGACAAGGTCGCCGCTGCCGTCGGCATGAATATTGTGGGCGGGGTCGCCTTCGTGCCCGCCGCCTTCCTTGTGCCGCCGATGCCATTGCATGGCTGGCTGTGGATCGCGGCCTCGGTGGCCGTGCACGTCACTTACCAGCGGCTGGCGCTTTATTCCCTGTCGCGCGGCCAGCTTTCGACCGTCTATCCCATCGCCCGCGGCACCGGGCCGCTTGTCATCGGACTTCTCAGCTTCTTCTTTCTGCCTGAGCCCCTGACACTCTGGCAGTTCGGTGGTGTTCTGGTGCTGGTGACCGGCATTTTTGCCATGTCGGGCCTTCACCCCCGCCACCTTTTCCATTCAGGCAAACGCGAGGCCGGCGTCGGCAGTGCCATGCTTACCGGGCTTACCATCGCCTCCTACAGCCTGATCGACGGGCTGGCCGTCAAGGAATTCGGCTTTTCCTATATCGTCTGGGTGAACCTCGTGTTCGCGCCCTTCTTCGTGGCGAGCGCCCTGATCCAGCGCCCGGTGAAGCCCCTGATGCAGGCGGTGCGCAAGGAGTGGAAGATCGGGCTTTTGACCGGGATCGTCTCCTACGGCGGCTACACGATCACGCTTTATGCCTTCCAAATCGGCGGCCTCGGCGAGATTGCGGCACTCAGGGAAACGAGCATTCTGTTCGCTGCCCTCATCGGCGCCGTGTGGCTCGGCGAACCCATGACTCGGCGCAAGACGGCGGCGACCCTTCTGATTGTATCCGGCGCCCTTGCCATAAAATTGGCGGGTTGA
- a CDS encoding Dps family protein produces MSPKTTKKSATVKAIVASPAVVDDLKVILAETVQLYILTYNVHWNVTGPLFQPVHLLTETQYTEIALAVDEVAERIRTLGQKAPAGFKVYQKLGSIADGDENASAEDMVKSLVAAHAHLAARIRPVIGKAAEVHDEVTAGLLTDRLQAHEKAGWMLGAMLA; encoded by the coding sequence ATGAGCCCCAAGACGACGAAGAAATCTGCCACCGTTAAGGCTATTGTTGCTTCCCCCGCCGTTGTCGATGATCTCAAGGTCATCCTCGCGGAAACCGTTCAGCTTTATATCCTGACCTACAACGTACACTGGAACGTCACCGGTCCACTTTTCCAGCCGGTGCACCTGCTGACTGAAACGCAATATACCGAAATCGCGCTTGCCGTTGATGAAGTCGCGGAACGCATCCGTACCCTTGGCCAAAAGGCCCCTGCCGGCTTCAAGGTCTACCAGAAACTGGGCTCGATCGCGGACGGCGATGAAAACGCCTCGGCCGAAGATATGGTCAAAAGCCTTGTGGCTGCCCACGCCCACCTCGCCGCACGCATCCGTCCGGTGATTGGCAAGGCAGCCGAAGTACATGATGAAGTAACTGCAGGCCTCCTGACCGACCGCCTGCAAGCCCACGAGAAAGCAGGCTGGATGCTCGGCGCCATGCTCGCCTGA
- a CDS encoding TonB-dependent receptor domain-containing protein, which yields MERRTYGRAARYLGNVALVALATGGLGAQVAAQDSTGADEDMAFEEVVVTGSRIVRKDYVANSPVSTVGAEELNSRADVTIDTFLNTLPQVNPAGTTSSNNPGNNGQSNIDLRGLGANRNLVLVDGRRTMVSASNMTVDLNTIPAAMIDSIEIITGGAGAAYGADAIAGAVNIKLKNDFEGLDVRANYSNSLKQWDAKEYNVSGVIGGNFADDKGNAIFSFDYSSREALIKSQREFAEIATSTTSFFPEGRYFSGGNNPTQASVDAIFAQYGVGAGAVPANGSIIGFNLDGTLIGYGGFNTPIDVVNWRYPIDNGVNTSLFPDVYSYNFDAVNLLILPVERKSFSTKINYELSDSIEVFASASWTNYNSATALAPTPFPTVGFENTAGTESSRVKTDLVVPGGLINNTLIVPVTNPFIPADFAAVLASRSGDNPNLVGSGATEPFLMRSRSLWGGLRQSNYDNTVLQYMAGLRGTLGDNWRWEAYAMEGKTTIEQRQTGNLDTQRIQNALEAADGGASLCAGGYNPFGRQEVSQECVDYFTVDARTGTVFKQQIAQGYITGELFEAPAGPVSVVAGAETRHFKYDFDPGSLSGPVSGFNTQDPAGGKNRFNDIFLEALVPLASGESWAETLELSLGYRLSSAKFTDTARGIVGEADNSSAFKAELSWQVDPSWPRFRGSYQKSVRAPNFGELFDGGGAAPQYFDPCSVTTVFRTSGGADARALCAATGVGAPDTYSQTPGTQASINTTGNTELQPEKGTTITLGAVYNAPTSNQWTSRLVASLDYYNIKVTGLINTPNVNLLIADCYNYYGNNQSMSADYGSCQYIFRAGGDILALQDPNTDDGNIPGNNQGFTKTTGLDLLVGWGFDLEWLGASPSAGSIDMSLSVNHVMDYKVQEWDFLPVIDYAGTVPYFGVGLGQTFPKWKANLNTRWTVGDFSVDLRSRFIDGMKNRASVEFLGETSPTGTKAVWYFDTAVSWNFTENMTFRAGLNNLFNKQPQTYAPNVQSGTDPSTYDVIGRRLMLSANFRF from the coding sequence ATGGAACGCAGAACGTATGGAAGAGCCGCCCGGTATCTTGGCAATGTGGCCCTCGTGGCCCTTGCGACCGGCGGATTGGGAGCACAGGTAGCAGCACAGGATTCAACCGGTGCAGATGAGGATATGGCCTTTGAAGAGGTTGTCGTCACCGGCTCGCGCATTGTGCGCAAGGACTATGTCGCCAACAGCCCGGTTTCGACCGTGGGTGCGGAAGAACTGAACAGCCGTGCAGATGTCACGATTGACACCTTCCTCAACACCCTGCCGCAAGTGAACCCGGCGGGTACCACGAGCTCGAACAACCCCGGCAACAACGGCCAGTCGAACATCGACCTTCGCGGCCTTGGCGCCAACCGCAACCTCGTGTTGGTCGATGGCCGCCGCACAATGGTGTCGGCCTCGAACATGACGGTCGACCTGAACACCATCCCGGCCGCGATGATCGACAGCATCGAAATCATCACGGGCGGTGCCGGTGCCGCTTATGGTGCCGATGCCATCGCCGGTGCTGTCAACATCAAGCTGAAGAATGATTTCGAAGGGCTGGATGTGCGCGCCAACTATTCGAACTCGCTGAAGCAGTGGGACGCCAAGGAATATAACGTTTCGGGCGTTATCGGGGGCAACTTCGCCGACGACAAGGGCAATGCGATCTTCTCGTTTGATTATTCCTCGAGGGAAGCCCTGATCAAATCGCAGCGTGAATTTGCGGAAATCGCCACGTCGACCACCTCCTTCTTCCCGGAAGGTCGCTATTTCAGCGGTGGCAACAACCCGACCCAGGCTTCGGTTGATGCAATCTTCGCCCAATATGGCGTTGGTGCGGGTGCAGTACCGGCGAATGGCAGCATCATCGGCTTCAACCTTGATGGCACGCTGATCGGTTACGGCGGTTTCAATACGCCGATCGACGTTGTGAACTGGCGCTATCCGATCGATAACGGGGTCAACACCTCGCTGTTCCCGGATGTCTACAGTTACAACTTCGACGCTGTGAACCTGCTGATCCTGCCGGTGGAACGCAAGTCGTTCTCTACCAAGATCAATTATGAACTGAGCGACAGTATCGAGGTTTTCGCTTCGGCTTCGTGGACCAACTACAATTCGGCAACTGCGCTGGCGCCGACACCGTTCCCGACTGTCGGTTTCGAAAACACCGCTGGCACCGAAAGTTCGCGGGTGAAAACCGATCTCGTGGTACCGGGTGGCCTGATCAACAACACCTTGATCGTGCCGGTTACCAACCCCTTCATTCCGGCCGACTTCGCGGCAGTGCTGGCTTCGCGGTCGGGTGACAACCCGAACCTCGTGGGCTCGGGCGCAACCGAACCGTTCCTGATGCGGTCCCGTTCGCTCTGGGGTGGCCTGCGCCAGTCCAACTATGACAACACCGTGCTGCAATATATGGCAGGCCTTCGTGGCACCCTCGGCGACAACTGGCGTTGGGAAGCCTATGCCATGGAAGGCAAGACGACCATCGAACAGCGCCAGACCGGTAACCTTGATACCCAGCGTATCCAGAATGCCCTTGAAGCAGCCGACGGTGGCGCCAGCCTCTGCGCCGGCGGATACAATCCGTTCGGCCGTCAGGAAGTCTCGCAAGAATGTGTCGACTATTTCACGGTTGATGCACGTACCGGCACGGTCTTCAAGCAGCAGATCGCGCAGGGCTACATCACCGGCGAGCTCTTCGAAGCACCCGCTGGCCCGGTCAGCGTTGTGGCAGGGGCTGAGACCCGTCACTTCAAGTATGACTTCGATCCGGGTTCACTGAGCGGTCCGGTCTCGGGCTTCAACACCCAGGATCCGGCTGGTGGCAAGAACCGCTTCAACGATATCTTCCTTGAAGCCCTTGTCCCGCTTGCCTCTGGCGAAAGCTGGGCTGAAACGCTGGAACTCAGCCTTGGCTACCGCCTGTCGAGCGCCAAATTCACCGATACCGCCCGCGGGATCGTTGGTGAGGCAGACAACAGCTCGGCCTTCAAGGCGGAACTCAGCTGGCAGGTCGACCCGAGCTGGCCGCGTTTCCGTGGTTCGTACCAGAAGTCGGTACGTGCCCCGAACTTCGGCGAGCTCTTTGACGGTGGCGGTGCTGCCCCACAGTATTTCGATCCTTGCTCGGTGACGACCGTGTTCCGCACTTCGGGCGGGGCTGACGCACGGGCGCTTTGTGCTGCAACCGGTGTGGGCGCGCCCGACACCTATTCGCAGACGCCAGGCACCCAGGCTTCGATCAACACCACCGGCAATACCGAACTGCAGCCGGAAAAAGGGACCACGATCACGCTGGGCGCCGTTTACAACGCCCCCACCAGCAATCAGTGGACTTCGCGTCTGGTTGCCTCGCTTGATTACTACAACATCAAGGTAACGGGCCTGATCAATACGCCGAACGTGAACCTGCTGATCGCGGATTGCTATAACTATTATGGCAATAATCAGAGCATGTCGGCCGACTATGGTTCATGCCAGTATATCTTCCGCGCAGGCGGTGACATTCTGGCCCTTCAGGACCCGAATACGGATGACGGCAATATCCCGGGCAACAACCAGGGCTTCACCAAAACGACCGGTCTTGACCTGCTCGTTGGCTGGGGCTTCGATCTGGAATGGCTCGGTGCTTCACCGTCGGCGGGTTCTATCGACATGAGCCTCTCCGTGAACCATGTGATGGATTACAAGGTTCAGGAATGGGACTTCCTGCCGGTGATCGATTATGCGGGCACCGTACCGTATTTCGGTGTCGGCCTCGGTCAGACCTTCCCGAAATGGAAAGCCAACCTGAACACCCGCTGGACCGTGGGTGACTTCTCGGTTGACCTCCGTAGCCGCTTCATCGACGGCATGAAAAACCGGGCTTCTGTTGAGTTCCTTGGTGAAACGTCGCCCACCGGTACCAAAGCTGTCTGGTATTTCGATACCGCTGTCAGCTGGAATTTCACCGAGAATATGACCTTCCGCGCCGGCCTGAACAACCTGTTCAACAAGCAGCCGCAAACCTATGCACCGAACGTGCAGTCGGGTACCGATCCGTCGACTTATGACGTTATCGGCCGCCGCCTGATGCTGTCGGCCAACTTCCGCTTCTAG
- a CDS encoding RNA polymerase sigma factor, translated as MNSQAFKLYNKDDSVTFLNFGAAGRTARDRAVADCSREQISALETAITENRPILVNWLRRKLGNDDSAEDLAQQVFLRAVNYAGTNEIAEPRALLFKIAANLVINEYRRRAMEAMHFVPLDDDAPANAFDATKAESQSPEFQLLHKQQLQLLKAAIDALPERQRTAFVMNRFEGKTYPDIAAVMQVSVSTIEKYMMEALRQLRDAAGRTPLSPGQTKPANPNDRDTK; from the coding sequence ATGAATAGCCAAGCCTTCAAGCTATACAACAAGGACGACAGCGTGACTTTCCTCAACTTTGGGGCCGCGGGCAGAACAGCGCGGGACCGCGCTGTTGCAGACTGCAGCCGTGAGCAAATCTCTGCTCTGGAAACGGCAATTACCGAAAATCGACCGATACTGGTCAACTGGCTTCGCCGAAAACTGGGCAATGACGACAGTGCCGAAGATCTGGCGCAGCAGGTTTTTCTGCGTGCCGTGAATTATGCAGGCACCAACGAGATTGCCGAGCCCCGTGCGCTTCTGTTCAAGATTGCTGCCAATCTGGTTATCAACGAGTACCGCCGCCGCGCGATGGAAGCCATGCACTTTGTGCCGCTGGATGACGATGCGCCGGCAAATGCCTTTGATGCCACAAAGGCGGAATCCCAGTCTCCCGAGTTCCAGCTCCTCCACAAACAGCAACTGCAGCTTCTGAAAGCTGCGATCGATGCCCTGCCCGAACGTCAGCGCACCGCGTTTGTCATGAACCGGTTTGAAGGCAAAACCTATCCGGATATTGCGGCGGTCATGCAGGTCTCGGTCAGCACCATTGAAAAATACATGATGGAGGCGCTCCGCCAGTTGCGGGACGCGGCAGGTCGCACCCCCCTTTCTCCGGGCCAGACGAAACCTGCCAATCCAAACGATCGGGACACCAAATGA